A section of the Dehalobacter sp. DCM genome encodes:
- the alaS gene encoding alanine--tRNA ligase, translating into MYTGNQLREMFLTYFEKKGHSIRPSASLIPKDDPTLLLTVAGMVPFKPYFMRQVEPPFSRATTAQKCVRTPDLERVGKTARHHTFFEMLGNFSFGDYFKADAIPWAWEYITELLQIPTDKLWVTVYPDDDEARAIWIKAGVSQERIVADPENFWAAGPVGPCGPCSEIYVDLGTSRGCGKPDCAIGCDCDRFLEIWNLVFMQYFRDEQGTLAPLPKQNIDTGMGLERIASVIQGVESNFDTDLFMPIIKKTAEIAGVKYKTDPKTDTALKVVADHTRAVSFMLADGIRPSSDGRGYVLRRILRRAVRFARLLGIDKPFLETLFRIIQENFAHWYTELKENENFIINHLRLEEKNFQSTLEQGTLLLQEKVKALKDAGVKVLSGDDAFHFYETYGFPVELTEEILSEEGITVDLAAFSYASEEHRRLAKEQSRQMRAAVENAELTEKAKTVGPTEFVGYDHVTCDSVLLAMFSDEGELDSAGEGEEVICLLNQTPFYAESGGQVSDEGMIQTDKASAEILELKKLPNGAVTHRVLITSGVLKQGDQVTAMVNADNRKAIARHHSATHLLQMALREVLGEHVQQAGSLVTKDRLRFDFSHFSALTLEQTLAVENKINQHILADLTVHAEEMGMDQAREKGALALFGEKYGDVVRMVEMGDYSRELCGGTHVRTTGEIGLLKIVAEGGIGAGLRRIEAVAGLEALAYLREIEGQLNEIGSVLKVQPKESVKKVGLMVAQNKELEKEIQQLNTKLSKYEADTILSKVQTVQGVKILAARVQAPDMDTLRQTADMLKDKLQDGVIVIASVAEGKVNLVTVVSPEGLNGLHAGKIIKEVAAITGGSGGGRSDMAQAGGKDPSKLGEALDKVPSIISKFLGHT; encoded by the coding sequence ATGTATACTGGAAACCAATTACGTGAAATGTTTTTAACGTATTTTGAAAAAAAAGGGCATAGTATTAGGCCCAGCGCATCCCTCATACCGAAAGATGATCCCACGCTGCTTTTGACCGTTGCAGGAATGGTGCCTTTTAAGCCCTATTTTATGCGACAGGTGGAACCGCCTTTTTCCCGAGCGACGACTGCCCAGAAATGTGTACGAACGCCTGACTTAGAGAGAGTGGGAAAGACGGCGCGCCATCATACCTTTTTTGAAATGCTTGGGAACTTTTCGTTTGGTGATTACTTTAAAGCAGATGCGATACCCTGGGCGTGGGAATATATCACAGAATTACTTCAAATTCCTACAGACAAGCTTTGGGTTACCGTGTACCCTGATGATGACGAAGCCAGAGCCATCTGGATCAAAGCGGGTGTCAGCCAAGAGCGAATTGTCGCAGATCCGGAAAACTTCTGGGCGGCAGGACCGGTAGGTCCCTGCGGACCTTGCTCAGAGATCTATGTCGACTTGGGTACAAGCCGGGGCTGCGGAAAACCGGATTGTGCCATAGGTTGTGACTGTGACCGATTTCTTGAAATTTGGAATCTGGTTTTTATGCAATACTTTCGAGATGAACAGGGGACACTGGCCCCCCTTCCCAAACAGAATATCGACACCGGGATGGGTTTAGAAAGAATTGCCTCGGTAATCCAGGGTGTCGAGTCGAATTTTGACACGGATCTGTTTATGCCGATAATCAAAAAAACGGCGGAAATCGCCGGTGTGAAATATAAGACCGACCCGAAAACTGATACAGCACTAAAAGTGGTTGCCGACCATACGCGCGCCGTATCGTTCATGCTGGCTGATGGGATTCGCCCAAGCAGTGACGGACGCGGCTATGTATTACGACGAATCCTGCGGCGCGCAGTACGTTTTGCCCGTCTTCTCGGAATTGATAAGCCATTTCTGGAAACGCTTTTTCGGATCATCCAAGAGAATTTTGCGCATTGGTATACCGAACTGAAGGAAAATGAAAATTTTATTATCAATCATCTTCGTTTAGAAGAAAAGAACTTTCAATCTACGTTAGAGCAGGGAACGCTCCTGCTGCAGGAAAAGGTAAAAGCACTAAAAGATGCCGGAGTCAAGGTGTTAAGCGGTGATGACGCTTTCCATTTCTATGAGACCTATGGATTCCCAGTCGAACTGACAGAGGAGATTCTATCTGAAGAAGGGATCACGGTCGATCTTGCGGCCTTTAGTTATGCATCAGAAGAACATCGGCGTCTCGCTAAAGAGCAATCGCGCCAAATGCGGGCTGCAGTAGAAAATGCGGAGCTGACGGAAAAGGCCAAAACCGTTGGCCCGACAGAATTCGTAGGCTATGACCACGTGACATGCGACAGCGTGTTATTGGCGATGTTCAGTGACGAAGGTGAACTGGACAGTGCAGGCGAAGGGGAGGAAGTCATTTGCTTGCTTAACCAAACCCCTTTCTATGCAGAAAGTGGCGGACAAGTATCTGATGAAGGGATGATTCAGACTGATAAAGCATCCGCAGAGATACTGGAATTGAAAAAACTGCCTAACGGTGCGGTCACACATCGTGTGCTGATAACGAGCGGAGTCCTTAAACAAGGGGATCAGGTCACAGCGATGGTGAATGCAGATAACCGCAAGGCGATCGCCCGCCATCATAGTGCGACCCATCTATTACAGATGGCATTGCGCGAGGTTTTAGGAGAGCATGTGCAACAGGCGGGGTCACTGGTAACCAAAGACAGACTGCGGTTTGACTTTTCTCATTTTTCAGCGCTGACGCTGGAACAGACCCTAGCGGTGGAAAATAAAATTAACCAACACATACTTGCTGATCTTACTGTCCATGCCGAGGAAATGGGGATGGACCAGGCCCGAGAAAAAGGTGCGCTGGCTTTATTCGGGGAGAAATACGGAGACGTCGTCCGCATGGTGGAAATGGGCGATTACAGCAGAGAACTCTGCGGCGGGACGCATGTGCGCACAACCGGTGAAATCGGACTCTTAAAAATTGTTGCGGAAGGCGGGATCGGTGCCGGTTTGCGACGGATCGAAGCTGTCGCCGGACTAGAAGCCTTGGCCTATCTCCGGGAAATCGAAGGACAGCTTAACGAGATCGGTAGCGTACTTAAGGTCCAGCCGAAAGAAAGTGTTAAGAAAGTTGGGCTGATGGTTGCTCAAAATAAGGAACTGGAGAAAGAAATCCAGCAGTTGAATACAAAATTATCGAAATATGAAGCTGACACTATACTTAGCAAGGTACAGACGGTTCAAGGCGTTAAAATTCTTGCGGCAAGAGTTCAGGCTCCGGACATGGATACGCTGCGGCAAACTGCCGATATGTTAAAAGATAAATTACAGGATGGCGTCATTGTTATTGCCTCTGTAGCTGAAGGAAAAGTAAATTTAGTGACGGTTGTCTCGCCGGAAGGTTTAAATGGTTTGCATGCAGGCAAGATTATTAAAGAAGTTGCCGCTATTACCGGCGGCAGCGGCGGAGGCCGTTCGGATATGGCGCAAGCCGGAGGAAAAGATCCATCCAAACTCGGTGAAGCGTTGGATAAAGTCCCTTCCATAATCAGTAAGTTTTTGGGGCATACTTAA
- a CDS encoding AI-2E family transporter, producing MLQNKLRWIFGILLAALTIIILLKVKKITLTFAAGAIIAYLLCPVVSWLTNKGIKRKWAVAITFILILITLTLLFLLLLPTFYQELGRLAVVMPNRLEVINHYVKSLQSAYPQFNISQEITMLMEKKMDQMQYYIIDWMGKTIENLPELLSSIGLMVLSPILALYFLIDWPKITDGVIKIVPGRMRAGWHKLLMEIDFVIKRYFQVNILDAVIVGVLIGFGITLIGMDYALIIGIICGITNIIPYFGPILGAVPSILLALSRSPLLALKVALIIFIVQQIDSNFINPRLMGNKIGMHPLWIVFVLLVGGELGGLFGMLVAVPFAAVIRIIIRHLYYLLVAPRELKLNKNE from the coding sequence ATGCTGCAAAACAAGCTGCGCTGGATATTCGGAATTTTACTTGCAGCACTTACTATCATTATTTTACTTAAAGTGAAGAAGATAACCCTTACCTTTGCTGCGGGGGCAATCATCGCTTACCTTTTATGCCCAGTCGTCAGCTGGCTGACGAATAAAGGCATCAAACGCAAATGGGCGGTTGCTATCACGTTTATTCTTATCCTCATCACATTGACGTTGTTATTTTTACTGCTCCTGCCAACATTTTATCAGGAATTAGGGCGACTGGCCGTTGTCATGCCAAATCGCCTCGAAGTTATCAATCACTATGTAAAATCACTGCAATCAGCATATCCCCAGTTCAATATTTCGCAAGAAATCACGATGCTGATGGAAAAGAAAATGGATCAAATGCAATATTATATTATTGACTGGATGGGGAAGACGATTGAGAATCTACCGGAATTACTTTCCTCTATTGGGTTAATGGTCCTTTCGCCGATTCTGGCTCTTTACTTCTTAATTGACTGGCCGAAGATCACGGACGGTGTTATCAAGATCGTACCGGGCAGGATGCGAGCCGGTTGGCATAAATTACTGATGGAAATTGACTTCGTTATAAAGCGATACTTTCAGGTCAATATCCTTGATGCGGTTATCGTCGGGGTACTTATCGGATTTGGCATCACATTGATTGGCATGGATTACGCACTGATTATTGGCATCATCTGTGGGATAACAAATATCATCCCGTATTTTGGACCGATTTTAGGAGCCGTTCCGTCTATATTACTTGCTTTAAGCCGGTCACCGCTCTTGGCACTGAAAGTTGCACTGATCATTTTTATCGTTCAGCAAATCGATAGTAATTTTATCAATCCCCGGCTTATGGGCAATAAGATTGGCATGCATCCGTTATGGATAGTTTTCGTTCTGTTAGTTGGCGGCGAGCTGGGCGGGCTTTTCGGGATGCTGGTAGCTGTCCCATTTGCGGCGGTTATCCGGATCATTATTCGTCATCTGTATTATCTGTTAGTTGCACCGCGAGAACTCAAATTAAACAAGAATGAGTAG
- a CDS encoding PRC-barrel domain-containing protein, whose product MRRMRDIVRLPVVDSNSEERLGWVSDIVYNEKNNRITGVIIEKDTLLTHPAENIVREDIVSIGKDALAVKGLSSKRLSGSCWSQKVGSKVYDSDGDIKGTVGDIYVDNQVQKILGYEISDGLFADLLKGREAVFEENILGEDLDVVVIEGGSLS is encoded by the coding sequence ATGCGGAGGATGAGGGATATCGTCAGATTGCCGGTCGTAGACAGCAATTCTGAGGAACGATTAGGATGGGTCAGTGACATTGTTTACAATGAAAAAAACAACAGGATAACAGGTGTCATTATCGAAAAGGATACCCTTTTGACACACCCGGCGGAAAACATCGTGCGAGAAGATATCGTCTCCATCGGCAAGGATGCTCTCGCCGTCAAGGGATTAAGCAGTAAAAGATTATCGGGTTCCTGTTGGTCACAGAAAGTCGGCAGCAAAGTTTATGACAGCGACGGTGATATCAAAGGAACTGTAGGCGATATTTATGTTGATAATCAAGTCCAAAAAATTCTGGGCTATGAAATATCAGACGGCCTTTTTGCAGATTTACTAAAGGGACGAGAGGCTGTCTTTGAAGAAAATATCCTAGGCGAAGACCTGGATGTGGTTGTAATTGAAGGAGGTTCTTTATCATGA
- the mnmA gene encoding tRNA 2-thiouridine(34) synthase MnmA gives MKGRNVTKVAVGMSGGVDSTTAAALLQEKGYDVFGVTIVTHTGGVSEETARAAAKELGIPLFVLDLRDVFRHKVIDYFVDSYYQGLTPNPCVVCNQTVKFGALWERVQELGADFLATGHYIRNHYDQQSGRWLLYTAADAKKDQSYMLYSLNQEQIGHALFPLSDLNKEQIREIARARNFKAAELADSQEICFIPDNDYSRYIKAASGINPDPGDFIDMEGRVIGRHRGLIYYTVGQRKGLGTAFGKPMFVASLDPVYNRVMIVEEKDIFTDTLWAEQLNWIPFEKVSAPLKVLAKIRYKANPVPAIIEPDIEGRIRVRFETPQRAVTPGQSVVFYQESLVLGGGIIVSDKAGIRSNNNDH, from the coding sequence ATGAAGGGCAGAAATGTGACTAAAGTTGCAGTGGGGATGAGCGGCGGCGTGGACAGCACCACGGCAGCTGCTTTGCTTCAAGAAAAAGGGTATGATGTATTTGGCGTAACGATCGTGACGCATACGGGCGGTGTCAGTGAAGAAACAGCCAGAGCAGCGGCCAAGGAGTTGGGGATACCGCTCTTTGTTCTCGATTTGCGTGACGTATTCAGGCATAAGGTTATCGACTACTTTGTTGACAGCTATTATCAAGGACTGACACCTAATCCCTGTGTCGTTTGTAATCAGACCGTTAAATTTGGCGCATTATGGGAAAGGGTACAGGAACTCGGTGCTGATTTTCTGGCTACCGGCCACTATATACGAAACCATTATGACCAACAATCTGGTCGTTGGCTTCTCTACACCGCTGCGGATGCAAAAAAGGATCAAAGTTATATGCTGTACTCGCTAAACCAGGAACAAATTGGCCATGCGCTATTTCCGCTCAGTGATCTGAATAAAGAACAAATAAGAGAAATTGCGCGTGCGAGGAATTTCAAGGCGGCTGAATTAGCAGACAGTCAAGAAATATGTTTTATTCCGGATAATGATTACAGTCGATATATTAAAGCCGCATCGGGTATAAATCCTGATCCCGGTGACTTTATCGATATGGAAGGTCGTGTCATTGGCAGACACCGCGGACTTATTTATTATACGGTGGGGCAGCGCAAGGGCTTAGGTACTGCGTTTGGTAAACCGATGTTTGTGGCTTCACTGGATCCTGTCTATAATCGGGTCATGATCGTAGAAGAGAAAGATATTTTTACTGATACACTCTGGGCAGAACAGCTGAATTGGATTCCTTTCGAAAAAGTATCCGCGCCGTTAAAGGTCTTGGCAAAGATACGGTACAAGGCGAATCCGGTACCGGCGATCATAGAACCAGATATAGAGGGACGTATCCGAGTGCGGTTTGAAACCCCTCAGCGGGCAGTGACCCCAGGCCAATCGGTGGTATTTTATCAGGAATCGCTGGTATTAGGCGGAGGAATCATTGTCTCTGATAAGGCAGGGATTAGAAGCAACAACAACGATCATTGA
- the nifU gene encoding Fe-S cluster assembly scaffold protein NifU, which produces MYSEKVIDHFTNPRNVGEIENADGIGQVGNAKCGDIMRISLVVEEDVIKDIKFKTFGCGAAVATSSMVTEMVKGKTLDEALQVTNAAVAEALDGLPETKLHCSNLAADAVHAAIKDYMEKKTKI; this is translated from the coding sequence ATGTACTCAGAAAAAGTCATCGATCATTTTACCAACCCGCGTAATGTGGGTGAGATTGAGAATGCTGATGGTATAGGTCAGGTCGGTAATGCCAAATGCGGGGATATAATGCGTATTTCTCTTGTGGTTGAAGAGGATGTTATCAAAGATATCAAGTTTAAAACATTCGGCTGTGGCGCTGCAGTTGCCACCAGTAGCATGGTTACGGAAATGGTCAAGGGGAAGACTTTGGATGAAGCGTTACAAGTGACAAATGCCGCTGTAGCCGAAGCTCTGGACGGTTTACCGGAAACAAAACTGCATTGCTCTAACCTTGCTGCAGATGCTGTTCATGCGGCGATCAAGGATTATATGGAGAAGAAGACAAAGATTTAA
- the nifS gene encoding cysteine desulfurase NifS — MKRIYLDHSATTPVDPQVAELMMTYFTEYYGNPSSVHYFGRQVRKALDNAREQVASLIGANPKEITFTSGGTEADNLAIQGAARARLKKGNHLITSAIEHHAVLDTFKYLKNNGYEITILPVDEEGLIRLEDVRDAIRPETILISIMHANNEVGAIQPVEEVGKIAREKGILFHVDAVQSLGKLDIDVNKMNVDLLTISSHKIYGPKGVGALYIRNGVRISPLVFGGSQERKIRSGTENAPGIIGFGKACELAGQRMHEENKELVRMRDKLLNGILNSIEDVKVNGPRGDKRLANNVNISIQFIEGESLLLSLDMIGIAGSSGSACTSGSLDPSHVLLAMGLTHEVAHGSLRLSLGRQNTDEEIDFVLQELPKIVQRLRDMSPLYHAANS, encoded by the coding sequence ATGAAGCGGATATATCTTGATCATAGTGCGACAACGCCGGTGGACCCGCAGGTTGCCGAGTTAATGATGACCTATTTTACTGAGTATTACGGTAACCCTTCCAGTGTCCATTATTTTGGCAGGCAGGTCCGTAAAGCATTAGATAATGCGCGGGAACAGGTTGCATCCCTCATTGGGGCGAACCCAAAGGAGATAACCTTCACCAGTGGTGGAACCGAAGCAGATAATCTGGCGATTCAGGGAGCAGCCAGAGCACGATTAAAAAAAGGGAACCACTTAATTACGTCAGCGATTGAGCATCATGCGGTACTGGATACATTTAAGTATCTCAAAAATAACGGCTATGAAATAACTATCTTACCGGTGGATGAGGAAGGTCTCATCCGGCTTGAAGACGTCAGAGATGCCATTCGCCCGGAAACGATACTGATTAGTATCATGCATGCCAATAATGAGGTCGGCGCCATCCAACCAGTGGAGGAAGTCGGCAAAATAGCAAGAGAAAAGGGAATCTTATTTCATGTTGATGCTGTTCAGTCACTTGGTAAACTGGATATCGATGTCAATAAAATGAATGTGGACTTATTGACGATTTCCAGTCATAAAATTTATGGTCCCAAAGGGGTTGGCGCCTTATATATTCGTAATGGCGTCCGCATCTCGCCGCTCGTCTTTGGCGGTTCTCAGGAACGAAAGATTCGCTCCGGGACAGAAAACGCGCCTGGAATCATTGGTTTTGGTAAAGCCTGTGAATTGGCTGGACAGCGGATGCATGAAGAAAATAAGGAACTTGTCCGCATGCGGGATAAATTACTCAATGGTATTTTGAACAGCATTGAGGATGTTAAAGTAAACGGCCCGCGCGGCGATAAACGTCTGGCGAATAACGTCAATATCAGTATCCAGTTTATTGAAGGTGAGTCATTACTTTTAAGTCTGGATATGATTGGAATAGCTGGCTCCAGCGGCTCAGCATGTACTTCCGGTTCATTGGATCCTTCCCATGTTCTGCTGGCGATGGGATTGACCCATGAAGTGGCACACGGATCGCTTCGACTTTCTCTGGGCAGACAGAACACCGATGAAGAAATTGACTTTGTACTGCAAGAGCTGCCAAAGATCGTCCAACGTCTAAGGGATATGTCCCCCTTATATCATGCAGCCAACAGCTAA
- a CDS encoding RrF2 family transcriptional regulator, which translates to MRFSTRGRYGVQIMVDLAQHTAEGPISLKSVADRQKLSENYLEQLVPELRRAGLVKSIRGPQGGYILAKKPEDINIGDVIRVLEGPIAPVECDKQAEKNCCEKTKFCVNREVWVRVRDSINDVVNSITLADLLQDNNKNELINGG; encoded by the coding sequence ATGCGGTTTTCAACCCGGGGGCGGTACGGTGTGCAGATTATGGTTGATCTGGCACAGCACACGGCTGAAGGGCCAATATCTCTTAAAAGTGTCGCTGATAGACAGAAACTATCGGAAAACTACCTGGAGCAGCTCGTTCCGGAATTACGCCGGGCAGGGCTTGTGAAAAGCATTCGCGGCCCTCAAGGTGGGTATATACTTGCAAAAAAACCAGAGGATATTAATATAGGCGACGTGATTCGCGTTTTGGAGGGACCCATAGCACCAGTTGAATGCGACAAGCAGGCTGAAAAAAACTGCTGTGAAAAAACTAAATTCTGCGTGAACCGAGAGGTTTGGGTGAGAGTCAGGGACTCAATCAACGATGTTGTTAATTCCATTACGTTAGCCGACCTACTTCAGGACAATAATAAAAACGAGCTTATAAATGGAGGATGA
- a CDS encoding replication-associated recombination protein A: MNLFSTAFDASKVAPLADRMRPRTLDEFIGQHDILGPGKLLRRAIEADRVTSIILYGPPGTGKTSLAQVIANKTTSNFVRINAVSSGVKDLREILEKAEENLHLYQQKTLVFCDEVHRFNKGQQDVLLPAIERGIISFIGATTENPYFEINSALLSRSTLFQLHPLSDEEIRMGLEQAIKDETRGLGSYHVEIANEAFAHWIDYAGGDLRRALNALELAVLTTAPENGIRRISLEIAKESVQQRHFRFDKNGDNHYDIISAMIKSMRGSDPDAALYWFAILLESGEDPRFIMRRIIVHASEDVGLADPLVMLQAHAAANALEWVGLPEARIPMAQAVLAIATAPKSNSVVTAISNAQEYVRMKKAGQVPIHLRDASYPGAKKLGHGIDYLYPHAYPGNWVRQDYLPEEARDTCFYNSTGKGADKNRGKPTAK, from the coding sequence GTGAATCTTTTTTCCACAGCCTTCGATGCGAGCAAAGTCGCCCCTTTAGCCGACAGAATGCGTCCACGGACTCTTGATGAATTTATCGGGCAGCACGATATTCTTGGACCCGGAAAGCTCCTGCGCCGGGCAATTGAAGCAGACAGAGTGACCTCGATCATTCTTTATGGGCCTCCCGGTACAGGAAAAACCTCGCTAGCGCAAGTCATTGCCAATAAAACGACCTCGAATTTTGTTCGGATCAACGCTGTTTCTTCCGGCGTGAAAGATCTCCGGGAAATACTTGAGAAAGCCGAGGAAAATCTTCACCTTTATCAGCAAAAAACACTTGTCTTTTGCGATGAAGTTCATCGATTCAACAAAGGTCAGCAGGATGTTCTTCTGCCAGCCATTGAACGCGGTATTATTTCCTTTATCGGAGCAACTACTGAAAACCCGTACTTTGAGATCAATTCTGCTCTATTAAGCCGGTCGACATTGTTTCAATTGCATCCTCTTTCGGATGAAGAAATTCGTATGGGATTGGAACAGGCCATAAAGGATGAGACACGTGGGTTGGGCAGCTATCATGTAGAAATAGCGAATGAAGCCTTTGCTCACTGGATCGATTACGCCGGCGGTGATCTGCGCCGGGCGCTGAATGCTCTGGAATTAGCCGTACTCACCACTGCCCCGGAAAACGGCATCCGCAGGATCAGCCTGGAAATAGCGAAGGAATCGGTTCAGCAAAGACATTTTCGTTTTGATAAAAATGGCGATAACCATTATGACATCATCTCAGCAATGATCAAAAGCATGCGCGGCTCTGACCCGGATGCGGCCCTCTATTGGTTCGCCATCCTGTTGGAGTCCGGTGAGGATCCGCGTTTTATCATGCGCAGGATTATTGTTCATGCTTCCGAAGATGTCGGATTGGCTGATCCGCTGGTCATGCTTCAGGCCCATGCTGCCGCTAACGCCTTGGAATGGGTGGGTTTACCGGAGGCGCGGATCCCGATGGCTCAGGCTGTGTTAGCGATTGCCACAGCGCCGAAGAGCAACTCCGTCGTAACCGCAATCAGTAATGCTCAGGAATATGTTCGAATGAAAAAAGCCGGACAAGTCCCCATTCATCTTCGTGACGCTTCTTACCCCGGTGCCAAAAAGCTGGGACATGGGATCGATTATCTTTATCCGCATGCTTATCCTGGAAATTGGGTGCGACAGGATTACCTTCCCGAAGAAGCCAGGGATACCTGCTTCTATAATTCGACCGGCAAAGGCGCAGATAAAAACAGAGGGAAACCCACAGCGAAATAA
- a CDS encoding lipid II flippase Amj family protein gives MPSDLVQLLIITFVIHLIDTFAYSVRLNAVKSGQFALSASLFNLFYLISLIAHSIQAPLIGGLIDNAMRLNTDPLPQLRIIILASTTGTFFGIFFTPTFLRIFSKAVYNLERTGSVPSIVLNAFKSGSVVRLSNYFVFPVKNMFRNLPFNIVPRELITLNALVTGIYTIGGMSAYYAASLVTSDHRLAAAASAGIFNTAANILFMLFIDPKSSIITDQALKQHRPYDDVKALVVILMSAKLLGTLFGQVLLNPLTQAIVMFYQ, from the coding sequence ATGCCTTCAGATCTCGTTCAATTGCTTATCATCACGTTTGTTATTCACCTGATTGATACGTTCGCCTACTCTGTTCGTCTGAACGCTGTAAAAAGCGGTCAATTTGCGCTATCTGCCTCGTTGTTTAATTTATTTTATCTGATATCGCTGATTGCACACTCCATACAAGCACCTTTAATTGGTGGACTTATTGACAATGCCATGAGATTAAATACCGATCCACTTCCGCAATTGCGCATAATCATCCTAGCCTCAACCACTGGGACATTTTTTGGTATCTTTTTTACGCCAACCTTTTTAAGGATATTTTCTAAAGCCGTTTATAACCTTGAGAGAACAGGATCGGTTCCATCGATTGTCCTCAATGCATTTAAGTCTGGCAGCGTCGTCCGCTTGTCCAATTATTTTGTTTTTCCAGTAAAAAATATGTTCCGCAATTTACCTTTTAATATAGTCCCCCGCGAATTGATCACACTCAATGCCCTCGTGACCGGTATTTATACTATTGGCGGGATGTCAGCCTATTATGCGGCTTCCCTTGTGACTTCAGACCATCGACTGGCCGCCGCAGCGTCAGCCGGCATATTCAACACAGCGGCTAATATTCTGTTTATGCTTTTTATCGACCCAAAATCGTCGATCATTACGGATCAGGCTTTAAAACAACATCGTCCGTATGACGATGTTAAAGCTCTCGTCGTCATCCTGATGAGCGCGAAACTCCTGGGAACGCTCTTCGGTCAAGTCCTGTTGAATCCTCTGACACAGGCGATCGTTATGTTTTACCAGTAA
- a CDS encoding DUF2103 domain-containing protein, protein MKFRRNKIKREHSIIEGALDWLEDLSKHRQISDIIPGVISVTNSKERGAAYQYETPTGCKILLKNGGSIQEAFVVTENTQVVKQWVAKLTEELDFFRSALDETCKQAITYKDTINGTDTRDLQKAQQKRPDKRKNPRTKTGDQTGNAHGEIPLSNKDRLLSGIKEEYELVEINQGLRDSLVDSLATMADHDDPRLEEIIDHDIRQALTELQDRLSMSPIRRNPKHSPQ, encoded by the coding sequence ATGAAATTCCGACGAAATAAGATCAAAAGAGAACATAGTATTATTGAAGGTGCCTTGGACTGGCTCGAAGATCTGAGCAAACATCGTCAAATTTCGGATATTATTCCTGGAGTTATTAGCGTTACCAATTCCAAAGAGCGTGGTGCGGCCTATCAGTACGAAACACCAACAGGATGCAAAATCCTTTTAAAAAACGGGGGTTCCATTCAAGAGGCGTTTGTTGTGACAGAGAATACTCAGGTCGTAAAACAATGGGTTGCTAAATTGACAGAGGAATTGGATTTTTTTCGGTCCGCGCTGGATGAAACCTGTAAACAGGCAATTACTTATAAAGATACTATAAACGGTACAGACACGCGTGATTTGCAGAAAGCTCAACAAAAAAGGCCTGATAAGAGAAAAAATCCCAGGACAAAAACCGGTGATCAAACGGGTAACGCTCACGGAGAAATTCCCTTAAGCAACAAGGATAGGCTGCTTAGCGGAATCAAGGAAGAGTATGAGCTGGTGGAAATCAATCAAGGGCTAAGGGATTCACTGGTGGACAGCTTGGCGACCATGGCGGACCACGACGACCCCAGGCTGGAGGAAATCATTGATCACGATATACGGCAAGCATTGACTGAACTGCAAGATAGACTGTCGATGTCTCCCATCAGAAGAAACCCCAAACATTCACCGCAATAA
- a CDS encoding metallophosphoesterase family protein, with amino-acid sequence MRIGIISDTHIRQGRTLASYVWKTLSEVDTIIHAGDIVSRTLLDDLETIAPVIAVRGNCDWSLTDLPDKLIADVGSIKIGITHGAMGFGKDTPDRAYNCFLNDEVDMIIFGHSHIPFKKYFEGILMFNPGSASERRSQAQCSIGILTVDKRNFNIQHLYFD; translated from the coding sequence ATGAGAATTGGAATAATCTCGGATACACATATTCGACAGGGACGAACACTAGCTTCTTATGTCTGGAAAACATTGAGTGAAGTGGATACAATTATTCATGCCGGGGATATCGTGTCCAGAACATTGCTCGATGATTTAGAAACGATAGCACCTGTGATTGCGGTTAGAGGCAATTGTGACTGGTCACTGACCGATCTGCCTGATAAACTCATTGCAGATGTCGGATCCATTAAGATAGGAATAACCCACGGGGCAATGGGATTTGGCAAAGACACCCCAGATAGAGCCTATAATTGTTTCTTAAACGATGAGGTCGATATGATCATTTTTGGCCACAGTCATATCCCGTTTAAGAAATATTTTGAAGGGATATTGATGTTTAATCCTGGATCAGCGTCTGAGCGGAGAAGCCAGGCGCAGTGCTCGATCGGGATATTGACAGTAGATAAGAGGAATTTTAATATACAGCATTTGTATTTTGATTGA